A window of Cygnus atratus isolate AKBS03 ecotype Queensland, Australia chromosome 24, CAtr_DNAZoo_HiC_assembly, whole genome shotgun sequence contains these coding sequences:
- the AMPD2 gene encoding AMP deaminase 2 isoform X1: MSSAAPAKFPFKKRGSLQAPGPAELRGGPGSRPLQSARSLPGTPHCLKHFPVDLRTSMDGKYKEIAEELFCRSLAESEMRTAPYEFPEESPIEQLEERRQRLERQISQDVKLEPDILLRAKQDFLKVDSAADLQLFKEQSEDLVDHVPKDRDALLEREFQRVTISGEEKCGVPFTDLLDAAKSVVKALFLREKYMGLSLQSFCKTTARYLQELSEKPLETRGYEEVPETPVAADAPVHPPFAEQHPYEKWDPQTMPADLGFGLKMVDGVVHVYTKQDPTDKSTELDLPYPDLQEFIADMNFLMALIINGPIKSFCYRRLQYLSSKFQMHVLLNEMKELAAQKKVPHRDFYNIRKVDTHIHASSCMNQKHLLRFIKRAMKKHLDEIVHVEKGKEQTLKEVFETMNLTAYDLSVDTLDVHADRNTFHRFDKFNAKYNPIGESILREIFIKTDNRVSGKYFAHIIKEVMSDLEESKYQNAELRLSIYGRSRDEWDKLACWAVNHRVHSNNVRWLVQVPRLFDVYRTKKQLANFQEMLENIFLPLYEATIHPAQHPELHLFLEHVDGFDSVDDESKPEHHIFNLDSPLPGNWVEEDNPPYSYYLYYMYANMTVLNHLRRKRGFHTFVLRPHCGEAGPIHHLVSGFMVSENISHGLLLRKAPVLQYLYYLAQIGIAMSPLSNNSLFLSYHRNPLPEYLSRGLMVSLSTDDPLQFHFTKEPLMEEYSIATQVWKLSSCDMCELARNSVLMSGFSHKVKSYWLGPHYLKEGPEGNDIRRTNVPDIRVSYRFETLCQELTLITQAVQSEELETIQEEDALTITSALPPR, translated from the exons ATGTCCTCGGCCGCCCCGGCCAAGTTCCCGTTCAAGAAGCGGGGCAGCCTGcaggcccccggccccgcag AGTTGCGGGGGGGGCCAGGGTCCCGGCCCCTGCAGTCGGCGCGCTCCCTGCCCGGAACACCCCACTGCCTGAAGCACTTCCCTGTCGACCTGCGCACCTCCATGGATGGCAAATACAAGGAGATCGCTGAG GAGCTGTTCTGCCGCTCGCTGGCCGAGAGCGAGATGCGGACGGCGCCCTACGAGTTCCCCGAGGAGAGCCCCATcgagcagctggaggagcggCGGCAGCGCCTGGAGCGCCAGATCAGCCAGGACGTGAA ACTCGAGCCCGACATTTTGCTCAGAGCCAAACAGGACTTCCTGAAAGTTGACAGTGCCGCGGACTTACA GCTCTTCAAGGAGCAGAGCGAGGACCTGGTGGACCACGTCCCCAAGGACCGTGACGCGCTGCTGGAGCGGGAGTTCCAGCGCGTCACCATCTCCGGGGAGGAGAAGTGCGGG gtgcccttcACGGACCTGCTGGACGCGGCCAAGAGCGTGGTGAAGGCGCTGTTCCTGCGGGAGAAGTACATGGGGCTGTCGCTGCAGAGCTTCTGCAAAACCACCGCCCGCTACCTGCAGGAGCTCTCCGAGAAGCCCCTGGAGACCCGCGGCTACGAGGAGGTGCCCGAGACCCCCGTGGCCGCTG ATGCCCCTGTGCACCCCCCGTTCGCGGAGCAGCACCCCTACGAGAAGTGGGACCCCCAGACCATGCCGGCCGACCTGGGCTTCGGGCTGAAGATGGTGGATGGCGTGGTGCACGTCTACACCAAGCAGGACCCCACTGACAA GAGCACGGAGCTGGACCTGCCGTACCCCGACCTGCAGGAGTTCATCGCCGACATGAATTTCCTCATGGCTTTGATCATCAACGGGCCCAT CAAATCCTTCTGCTACCGCCGGCTGCAGTACCTGAGCTCCAAGTTCCAGATGCACGTCCTGCTCAATGAGATGAAGGAGCTGGCGGCCCAGAAGAAGGTGCCCCACCGCGACTTCTACAACATCCGCAAG GTGGACACTCACATCCACGCCTCGTCCTGCATGAACCAGAAGCATCTCCTGCGCTTCATCAAGCGGGCCATGAAGAAGCACCTGGATGAAATCGTCCACGTGGAGAAGGGCAAGGAGCAGACGCTCAAGGAGGTCTTTGAGACCATGAACCTCACTGCCTACGACCTCAGCGTGGACACTCTGGACGTCCACGCG GACCGCAACACTTTCCACCGCTTTGACAAGTTCAATGCCAAGTACAACCCCATCGGCGAGTCCATCCTGCGGGAGATCTTCATCAAGACGGACAACCGCGTCTCGGGGAAGTACTTCGCCCACATCATCAAG GAGGTGATGTCTGACCTGGAGGAGAGCAAGTACCAAAACGCCGAGCTGCGGCTCTCCATCTACGGCCGCTCCCGGGATGAGTGGGACAAGCTGGCCTGCTGGGCCGTCAACCACCGCGTCCACTCCAACAACGTCCGCTGGCTCGTGCAGGTGCCCCGGCTCTT CGACGTCTACCGGACGAAGAAGCAGTTAGCCAACTTCCAGGAGATGCTGGAGAACATCTTCCTGCCCCTCTACGAGGCCACCATccaccctgcccagcacccCGAGCTGCACCTCTTCCTGGAGCAC GTGGACGGCTTCGACAGCGTGGATGACGAGTCCAAGCCCGAGCACCACATCTTCAACCTGGACAGCCCCCTGCCAGGGAACTGGGTGGAGGAGGACAACCCGCCCTACTCCTACTACCTGTACTACATGTACGCCAACATGACGGTGCTCAACCACCTCCGAAG GAAACGTGGGTTCCACACCTTTGTGCTGCGCCCGCACTGTGGCGAGGCCGGCCCCATCCACCACCTCGTCTCGGGCTTCATGGTGTCGGAGAACATCTCGCACGGCTTGCTGCTCCGCAAG GCCCCCGTGCTGCAGTACCTGTACTACCTGGCGCAGATCGGCATCGCCATGTCCCCGCTGAGCAACAACAGCCTCTTCCTCAGCTACCACCGCAACCCCCTGCCCGAGTACCTCTCGCGGGGGCTCATGGTCTCCCTCTCCACCGACGACCCCCTCCAGTTCCACTTCACCAAG GAGCCGCTGATGGAGGAATACAGCATCGCCACGCAGGTCTGGAAGCTGAGCTCCTGCGACATGTGCGAGTTGGCCCGCAACAGCGTCCTCATGAGCGGCTTCTCCCACAAG GTGAAGAGCTACTGGCTGGGCCCCCACTACCTGAAGGAGGGCCCGGAGGGCAATGACATCCGCCGCACCAACGTCCCCGACATCCGCGTCAGCTACCGCTTCGAGACGCTGTGCCAGGAGCTGACGCTCATCACGCAGGCGGTGCAGAGCGAGGAGCTGGAGACCATCCAGGAGGAGGACGCGCTCACCATCACCTCCGCTCTGCCCCCCCGCtga
- the AMPD2 gene encoding AMP deaminase 2 isoform X2 gives MDGKYKEIAEELFCRSLAESEMRTAPYEFPEESPIEQLEERRQRLERQISQDVKLFKEQSEDLVDHVPKDRDALLEREFQRVTISGEEKCGVPFTDLLDAAKSVVKALFLREKYMGLSLQSFCKTTARYLQELSEKPLETRGYEEVPETPVAADAPVHPPFAEQHPYEKWDPQTMPADLGFGLKMVDGVVHVYTKQDPTDKSTELDLPYPDLQEFIADMNFLMALIINGPIKSFCYRRLQYLSSKFQMHVLLNEMKELAAQKKVPHRDFYNIRKVDTHIHASSCMNQKHLLRFIKRAMKKHLDEIVHVEKGKEQTLKEVFETMNLTAYDLSVDTLDVHADRNTFHRFDKFNAKYNPIGESILREIFIKTDNRVSGKYFAHIIKEVMSDLEESKYQNAELRLSIYGRSRDEWDKLACWAVNHRVHSNNVRWLVQVPRLFDVYRTKKQLANFQEMLENIFLPLYEATIHPAQHPELHLFLEHVDGFDSVDDESKPEHHIFNLDSPLPGNWVEEDNPPYSYYLYYMYANMTVLNHLRRKRGFHTFVLRPHCGEAGPIHHLVSGFMVSENISHGLLLRKAPVLQYLYYLAQIGIAMSPLSNNSLFLSYHRNPLPEYLSRGLMVSLSTDDPLQFHFTKEPLMEEYSIATQVWKLSSCDMCELARNSVLMSGFSHKVKSYWLGPHYLKEGPEGNDIRRTNVPDIRVSYRFETLCQELTLITQAVQSEELETIQEEDALTITSALPPR, from the exons ATGGATGGCAAATACAAGGAGATCGCTGAG GAGCTGTTCTGCCGCTCGCTGGCCGAGAGCGAGATGCGGACGGCGCCCTACGAGTTCCCCGAGGAGAGCCCCATcgagcagctggaggagcggCGGCAGCGCCTGGAGCGCCAGATCAGCCAGGACGTGAA GCTCTTCAAGGAGCAGAGCGAGGACCTGGTGGACCACGTCCCCAAGGACCGTGACGCGCTGCTGGAGCGGGAGTTCCAGCGCGTCACCATCTCCGGGGAGGAGAAGTGCGGG gtgcccttcACGGACCTGCTGGACGCGGCCAAGAGCGTGGTGAAGGCGCTGTTCCTGCGGGAGAAGTACATGGGGCTGTCGCTGCAGAGCTTCTGCAAAACCACCGCCCGCTACCTGCAGGAGCTCTCCGAGAAGCCCCTGGAGACCCGCGGCTACGAGGAGGTGCCCGAGACCCCCGTGGCCGCTG ATGCCCCTGTGCACCCCCCGTTCGCGGAGCAGCACCCCTACGAGAAGTGGGACCCCCAGACCATGCCGGCCGACCTGGGCTTCGGGCTGAAGATGGTGGATGGCGTGGTGCACGTCTACACCAAGCAGGACCCCACTGACAA GAGCACGGAGCTGGACCTGCCGTACCCCGACCTGCAGGAGTTCATCGCCGACATGAATTTCCTCATGGCTTTGATCATCAACGGGCCCAT CAAATCCTTCTGCTACCGCCGGCTGCAGTACCTGAGCTCCAAGTTCCAGATGCACGTCCTGCTCAATGAGATGAAGGAGCTGGCGGCCCAGAAGAAGGTGCCCCACCGCGACTTCTACAACATCCGCAAG GTGGACACTCACATCCACGCCTCGTCCTGCATGAACCAGAAGCATCTCCTGCGCTTCATCAAGCGGGCCATGAAGAAGCACCTGGATGAAATCGTCCACGTGGAGAAGGGCAAGGAGCAGACGCTCAAGGAGGTCTTTGAGACCATGAACCTCACTGCCTACGACCTCAGCGTGGACACTCTGGACGTCCACGCG GACCGCAACACTTTCCACCGCTTTGACAAGTTCAATGCCAAGTACAACCCCATCGGCGAGTCCATCCTGCGGGAGATCTTCATCAAGACGGACAACCGCGTCTCGGGGAAGTACTTCGCCCACATCATCAAG GAGGTGATGTCTGACCTGGAGGAGAGCAAGTACCAAAACGCCGAGCTGCGGCTCTCCATCTACGGCCGCTCCCGGGATGAGTGGGACAAGCTGGCCTGCTGGGCCGTCAACCACCGCGTCCACTCCAACAACGTCCGCTGGCTCGTGCAGGTGCCCCGGCTCTT CGACGTCTACCGGACGAAGAAGCAGTTAGCCAACTTCCAGGAGATGCTGGAGAACATCTTCCTGCCCCTCTACGAGGCCACCATccaccctgcccagcacccCGAGCTGCACCTCTTCCTGGAGCAC GTGGACGGCTTCGACAGCGTGGATGACGAGTCCAAGCCCGAGCACCACATCTTCAACCTGGACAGCCCCCTGCCAGGGAACTGGGTGGAGGAGGACAACCCGCCCTACTCCTACTACCTGTACTACATGTACGCCAACATGACGGTGCTCAACCACCTCCGAAG GAAACGTGGGTTCCACACCTTTGTGCTGCGCCCGCACTGTGGCGAGGCCGGCCCCATCCACCACCTCGTCTCGGGCTTCATGGTGTCGGAGAACATCTCGCACGGCTTGCTGCTCCGCAAG GCCCCCGTGCTGCAGTACCTGTACTACCTGGCGCAGATCGGCATCGCCATGTCCCCGCTGAGCAACAACAGCCTCTTCCTCAGCTACCACCGCAACCCCCTGCCCGAGTACCTCTCGCGGGGGCTCATGGTCTCCCTCTCCACCGACGACCCCCTCCAGTTCCACTTCACCAAG GAGCCGCTGATGGAGGAATACAGCATCGCCACGCAGGTCTGGAAGCTGAGCTCCTGCGACATGTGCGAGTTGGCCCGCAACAGCGTCCTCATGAGCGGCTTCTCCCACAAG GTGAAGAGCTACTGGCTGGGCCCCCACTACCTGAAGGAGGGCCCGGAGGGCAATGACATCCGCCGCACCAACGTCCCCGACATCCGCGTCAGCTACCGCTTCGAGACGCTGTGCCAGGAGCTGACGCTCATCACGCAGGCGGTGCAGAGCGAGGAGCTGGAGACCATCCAGGAGGAGGACGCGCTCACCATCACCTCCGCTCTGCCCCCCCGCtga
- the GNAT2 gene encoding LOW QUALITY PROTEIN: guanine nucleotide-binding protein G(t) subunit alpha-2 (The sequence of the model RefSeq protein was modified relative to this genomic sequence to represent the inferred CDS: deleted 1 base in 1 codon): MGSGASAEDKEMAKRSKELEKKLQEDADKEAKTVKLLLLGAGESGKSTIVKQMKIIHQDGYTPEECMEFKAIIYGNILQSILAIIRAMSTLGIDYAESGRADDGRQLFNLADSIEEGTMPPELVDCIKKLWKDGGVQACFDRAAEYQLNDSAAYYLNQLDRITAPGYLPNEQDVLRSRVKTTGIIETKFSVKDLNFRMFDVGGQRSERKKWIHCFEGVTCIIFCGALSAYDMVLVEDDEVNRMHESLHLFNSICNHKFFAATSIILFLNKKDLFEEKIKKVHLSICFPDYDGPNTFEDAGNYIKTQFLDLNMRKDVKEIYSHMTCATDTQNVKFVFDAVTDVIIKENLKDCGLF, translated from the exons ATGGGGAGCGGGGCGAGTGCAGAGGACAAGGAGATGGCCAAGAGGTCCAAGGAGCTGGAGAAGAAGCTCCAGGAGGATGCGGATAAGGAGGCGAAGACGGTCAAGTTGCTGCTGCTCG GGGCTGGAGAGTCGGGCAAGAGCACCATTGTGAAGCAGATGAA gatCATCCACCAGGACGGCTACACGCCCGAGGAGTGCATGGAGTTCAAGGCCATCATCTACGGCAACATCCTGCAGTCCATCCTGGCCATCATCCGTGCCATGTCCACGCTGGGCATCGACTACGCCGAGTCGGGACGGGCG GACGACGGCCGGCAGCTCTTCAACCTGGCCGACTCCATTGAGGAGGGCACCATG CCCCCTGAGCTTGTCGACTGCATAAAGAAGCTGTGGAAGGACGGCGGGGTGCAGGCTTGCTTCGACAGAGCCGCTGAGTACCAGCTCAACGACTCGGCTGCGTA CTACCTGAACCAGCTGGACAGGATCACGGCCCCCGGGTACCTCCCCAACGAGCAGGACGTGCTGCGGTCCCGCGTGAAGACCACGGGCATCATTGAGACCAAATTCTCTGTCAAGGACCTGAATTTCAG GATGTTCGACGTGGGAGGGCAGAGATCCGAGCGCAAGAAGTGGATCCACTGCTTCGAGGGGGTGACCTGCATCATCTTCTGCGGGGCGCTGAGCGCCTACGACATGGTGCTGGTGGAGGATGACGAAGTG AACCGCATGCATGAATCCCTGCACCTATTCAACAGTATATGCAACCACAAGTTCTTCGCCGCCACATCCATCATCCTCTTCCTCAACAAGAAGGACCTTTTCGAGGAAAAGATCAAGAAGGTCCATCTCAGCATCTGCTTCCCCGATTATGATG GTCCCAACACATTTGAAGACGCAGGAAATTACATCAAGACCCAGTTCCTTGATCTCAACATGCGAAAGGACGTGAAGGAAATCTACAGCCACATGACCTGTGCCACAGACACACAGAACGTCAAATTCGTCTTTGACGCAGTCACAGATGTCATCATCAAAGAGAACCTCAAGGACTGCGGCCTCTTCTGA